CAGCTGCATTTAAAGGAGCGTTACAAATGGGTGATTGCGTCATAAATTGTCCATACGAATAGTATCCGTTACAATCGGGGCGGACTCGCCAGTCGTATAAAGTGGAAGAATTAAGCATACTTAAGACAATAGTCGTATCAAGGATTGCCCCTACATTTATCCACGATGAAGATGAGTTCTCTTTGAACTGTAATCTGTAACCTGTTGCCCCGTTTACCGGACTCCAGCTGAGTGTTGACTGATGGTCTAAAACAGAAACAGCTGCAGGATTCTGCACCAAGTCGCATGACGGAGCATATAACCCTACTGCAGCGAAAGCATTAGCAGTTTGTGTTGCTTCCTGGCTTCCGACTCCGAACAAGTCTTCCGCAGCTTGTATTCCAAATGTCCGGGCGTCCATATACTCGGAAGTTGAAAGAAGATAATACGAATTTAAACGATAAGCTATGGAGGCTACCTTATCCATACCAATTCCGGAAACAGCATACGTGTAATTATGATCGTTCGTGCCATTTCCACCAACCGTTAAAAGATAAAACCAATAATTCAACACACCGCTGTTGCTGTGTACCCCGCCATAATCTGATCCGTCAGATACCCAATAGTCACCCTCATAGGTATCAGGGTCATTATAGGAATTAGGGTTGCTCATGCTGCGGATGGTATAGAAGTCTCCCCCAATCAGCCAATCCTTATTAGAAGGTCTGGCAAACCATTCAATCGCTGTACCGAAGATATCACTGAATGCCTCATTAAGTGCGCCACTTTCATCGGAATAGATCAGACCGGAAGTGTGTTCCGTCAGTCCATGACTGATTTCATGGCCGCATACGTCCAGTGAAGTCAATGGTTTATTATTATTCAGACTATTCCCATCTCCATAGGTCATACGGTAGCCATCCCAGAAAGCATTAAAATAACTACTGCTGTAATGGACATAACTGTTCAAAGGAAATCCGGCATCATCTATGCTGTTCCTGTTATGTTTTTGCAAAAAATAATCATACGTCTTTTCAGTTCCCCAGTGAGCATCTGTTGCATATTCGTCTTTATTTGCATTTACATTATTCCAGATATTATCCGTATCCGTAAAGTCAACAGCACCATTGTAATTGGTCGTATTCTGAAGATTAAATGTATTAATAATGCCATTCCCGCCACCTCGTGCTGTTTCTCTTAATCTATAAAGGCTTCCGGTAAAATCAGCTGTAATCATTTGGGTACCGCTGTAAGCAGTGACTGCCGTACCAGATGCATTTGATTCGTGTAAAAGATTCCTGTTTCCGAGGATTTTACCATTCTGCGCATCAATAAATAGATACTGTCTGCCAAGAGGTTCATGTGCATAAATATCAAACTTATATGCCAGGCGTAAAGAAGATGGTATAATATCATTTTCACCACTGTAGTAAACCAATTCCGCTTTTGGGAAAAAAGTAGCGGATGCATTATGCTGTTCTCTCTTTAAAAAATCTTCCTCTTCTTTGATTTCCCACTTATACTTCGCGGCACCAACGTATTTTAATGCAAGATTCAAGGCTTTTTCTGTATCGATTGATGCCTTCTTCTGAAGGGATGGCGGAAAATCCTTTACAAGTTTCCCATTTTGGCTTACTATCTTTCCGTTTTTAGTATGGATTATCCAACCGGCATGTTCCACCTTGATACCATTATACCGTTGCTCATACCTGTAATGTGTCATGTTCCTTTTATCGGATTCACTCTTTGACTCCATTAATCCGTATATGGAAACTGATTTGCCGGAATGATCAGGCAGCGAAATATTTCCTTTTACAAATGCAGGCGCGTTTGTCTGGTATTTAATAAACGTCGGCCACATGCCGGGTTTTCCTTTTACCAAATTTTGTCCGTTTACATTCAGGGTAAATATCATTACCAATACGAGCGGCAACAGGTTAATACATCTTTTCATGGCGGTTATTTATATTGTTTGAATAATCTGAATACTATTTGTATCTGAATCTTAATACATGTTTCTGCAATACAATGTTAACAATCATCCGTAAGAGATAATGAGCTAATTGACAGCTGTGGTCTGCGGGTAGATAATCGAACAGAAAAGAGGAATAAGTGATGCCGGGGTAACGACATCTGGTGCTTTGGTTAGGATCTGCTCTCCAGCAATTGCAGTATATGGTCTTTTTTACGTTGGGAAACCGGGATGGAATGATGTCCTTCCAGTAAGAGAGAACCGCTATCTCTCTTATCATATGCAATAATCTTATGTGGATTTACCAGAAAAGAATGATGAGTCCTTAAAAAACCCAAAGGCTCCAATATATTCTCATATTCTTTCAGATTTTTGGAAACCACAATCACCTTTTCGGGAGAGAGATAAAATTTGGTATATGTACCATCTGCCTCACAAAACAGGATATCAGTCACTTTTATAAAATAGGTGGCGGAATGATCTTTCAATACAATTTTTTTATCCGGATCCATTTTGTTAGATAGCTGCTCCATCATGATACGGATCTGTGCTTTCAGGTCATTATTCCTCTTCCGGGATGCAGCCTTTGAAATGGCAGTCCTAAGTTCATCCGGGTCGATGGGTTTCAACAAATAATCAATGGCACTGAATTTAAATGCCTGGACTGCATATTGATTATGGGCGGTAACAAAAATCAGCTGAAATTCCGGATTTTGTATTTGTTTCAATAAATCAAACCCTGTTCCGTCATCCATTTCAACATCCAGCAATAAAATATCAGGAGGATCATTTTTTATTTTTTTCAAGCCATCTTCAACCCCGGTTGCTTCGTCTATCCGGGTAATTTCCGGGCAAAACGCCAGCAGCAGTTCACGGGTTGCCGAACGGATATGATACTCATTGTCTGTTATAAGCAATTTCATCTGGGCTGATAAACGGCAGGTAAATTACAACTTTAATTCCACTTCCTTCAGGATTATTATCCAAGGTAAAACGGGCCTTGCATTTCAATCGGATATTTAACAGATATATCCTGTCGATTACAATCTGTCTGGCACGAGAGATGTGACCTGAATCTGACTTGAGAGCAGTAAATCCCTTTCCGTTGTCAACAATCTCAACAACAATCTCGTCAGCTAATGTATAAAAACGGAGAATTATATGTCCCGGATAGGTAATTCCGGCAAAGCCATGCTCGATACTGTTTTCGACAAAGGGCTGGATTATCATGGAAGGTATCAAAGTATCATCCGGATCAAGCATTTCATCCAGTTCAATTGCATAACTGAATTTATCCGGATAGCGTATTTTCTGAAGATCCAGGTATTCCCGCTGAAAGTCAATTTCCTGCACTAATGTTACATATTCCTTATAGGTGCTTTCCAGTATTTCACGCATGATATGTGAAAATTTAGATAAATTAGTCGCAATCAATTTACCATCGTTTTCACGAAGTGCAAATGCCTGAAGAGAAGTGAGGGCGTTGAAAAAAAAGTGAGGATTCATTCGAGCCCTGTTCAGGCGCTCCTCTGTTTCCAGAACTAATTGCCGTTGATATAAAGTTCGCTGATGCATTATAAATGCAATTACAACCACAATCAGCAATGCAGAAACTGCAAGAAGCAGGAAAATCTGTTTCTGCTGATTCAACTCCTTAATAGTCTTCTCATTCTTTGTCTGGTTGTATTTTTTTTCCAGCTCATTAATGACAGCCGTTTTATTTATCTGAGCAAGGCTATCCTTGATACCTCTGTATCTCTCCAGAGAAATTAAAGCAACTGAGTTATCCCCAGCACCACTGGCAATCCGGTATTTCAACTCAAATACATCTGCGATATACGCAATCGAACCGGTAAGATTGTAATAAAAAAGCGCTGAATCGGAACAGGCCGATGCATCGGCATATGACTTCATATCAAGTAAAATATCAGCTTTGTCATAGAAATTTGTTGCTTTATCCGCATAGCTTCCCTTTCCAATATACAGAAAAGAGCTATCCAGGTACATTAGTGCGTTTGGATAATCCTGCTTTTCATAGAATACTCCCTGAATATTACTGTACGCTTCAGAAACAACACCAAAAATTTTCAACTGTTGTGCGGTATACAGGTAGGAGAATGCAAAATATTCAGCTGTATCCAGACTGGTTTTCAATTTCGTATCCTGATAATGCCACAGGTAGCGTTTTGAAATCTTAAACAGGATGTCTATATTACTATCTGAAAACTCCAGCTGCTCTGTCAATTTAACGGCCCGACGGGTATATCCTATACCTCTATCTGCCTGTCCCATCTGATTAAACAACTGAGCAATCATTGTACAGCAATTTGCCAGTTCATATATATTCTGATCTGATTCTGCTGCATCTTTTAACTTAAGAGAGTATTCGAGGGATTTCGGGTAATCTCCTTTGGCATAATACAGTCCTGCCCATTTTTTATAGACATTGAGGAATACACCCTGGCTGCATGAGGATGCATGATAAATCGTAAAGGCTTCATTTAAATAAAATTCTGTCGAATCATATCTGCTTTCCGCAAACATCTTGCTGGCTACTATTTCGTATGCTTTTGCCAGACAGATGTTATCCTTCGTATTTAATAAACGATTAACTACCCCTTCCTCCGCAGTATCTTCAAAATTAAGATTATCGTACTGAAGGCATCTGCATTTATTTTCAGCCCTGCAGGTATCCGTGCAGTGAAAAATCACAAGAAATATTAGCTCTGGTATTAAACTGCGCTTAAGCATGATTTGGATTCTTATATAATAACGGTAACTGAATCTGCACTTTGACACCGTTGCCATTCGTATCATTTGCTATAGAGAAACTGGCTTTGGTTTTCAATTTTATGTTCAGCAGGTATATTCTGTCTTTAACAATCTGACTGGCCCTTGAAATATGTTCCGTATTCTCTTTCACAACTGTTGATAATCCTTTCCCATTATCTGAAATCTGAATGAATAAAGAATCCTGGTTGCTGCTGAAATGAATCTCAATCTTTCCACGGTAATCGATATCAGAGAACCCATGTTCTATACTGTTTTCTGCAAACGGCTGAACAATCATGGATGGAATGAGGCATTCATCTGTTTCCAGATTTTCATCAGCAGTGACTGAATAACTGAATTTTTCCGGAAAACGGATAGTCTGAAGTTCCAGGTATTCGTTTAAAAATTCAAGCTCATGATCAACCGTTACATAATCCTTATATGTACTTTCAAGCGTTTCTCTCATTATATGAGAAAATTTAGAAAGACTGGATGCTATTGATTTGCCATCATTCTCCTTCAGAGCAAAAGACTGCAGAGTAGTCAGTGCATTAAAGAAAAAATGAGGATTCATCCTGGCCCGATTCAACCTTTGTTCTGTTTCCAGAATTGTTTGTTTATGTTTCAGCGATTGCTGCCTCGTATAAAAGAAAATCAACAACAAGGCCAGCAAAGCAGCTAAAATAACGAGGGTGTAGATTCGCTTTTGCTGAGCAAGTTCCCTGATTTTCTTTTCATTCTTTGCCTGATTGTATTTTTTTTCCAATTCACTTATGACAGCATCTTTTTCCAGCGTA
The genomic region above belongs to Sphingobacteriales bacterium and contains:
- a CDS encoding response regulator transcription factor, which codes for MKLLITDNEYHIRSATRELLLAFCPEITRIDEATGVEDGLKKIKNDPPDILLLDVEMDDGTGFDLLKQIQNPEFQLIFVTAHNQYAVQAFKFSAIDYLLKPIDPDELRTAISKAASRKRNNDLKAQIRIMMEQLSNKMDPDKKIVLKDHSATYFIKVTDILFCEADGTYTKFYLSPEKVIVVSKNLKEYENILEPLGFLRTHHSFLVNPHKIIAYDKRDSGSLLLEGHHSIPVSQRKKDHILQLLESRS
- a CDS encoding histidine kinase: MIFHCTDTCRAENKCRCLQYDNLNFEDTAEEGVVNRLLNTKDNICLAKAYEIVASKMFAESRYDSTEFYLNEAFTIYHASSCSQGVFLNVYKKWAGLYYAKGDYPKSLEYSLKLKDAAESDQNIYELANCCTMIAQLFNQMGQADRGIGYTRRAVKLTEQLEFSDSNIDILFKISKRYLWHYQDTKLKTSLDTAEYFAFSYLYTAQQLKIFGVVSEAYSNIQGVFYEKQDYPNALMYLDSSFLYIGKGSYADKATNFYDKADILLDMKSYADASACSDSALFYYNLTGSIAYIADVFELKYRIASGAGDNSVALISLERYRGIKDSLAQINKTAVINELEKKYNQTKNEKTIKELNQQKQIFLLLAVSALLIVVVIAFIMHQRTLYQRQLVLETEERLNRARMNPHFFFNALTSLQAFALRENDGKLIATNLSKFSHIMREILESTYKEYVTLVQEIDFQREYLDLQKIRYPDKFSYAIELDEMLDPDDTLIPSMIIQPFVENSIEHGFAGITYPGHIILRFYTLADEIVVEIVDNGKGFTALKSDSGHISRARQIVIDRIYLLNIRLKCKARFTLDNNPEGSGIKVVIYLPFISPDEIAYNRQ
- a CDS encoding M4 family metallopeptidase → MKRCINLLPLVLVMIFTLNVNGQNLVKGKPGMWPTFIKYQTNAPAFVKGNISLPDHSGKSVSIYGLMESKSESDKRNMTHYRYEQRYNGIKVEHAGWIIHTKNGKIVSQNGKLVKDFPPSLQKKASIDTEKALNLALKYVGAAKYKWEIKEEEDFLKREQHNASATFFPKAELVYYSGENDIIPSSLRLAYKFDIYAHEPLGRQYLFIDAQNGKILGNRNLLHESNASGTAVTAYSGTQMITADFTGSLYRLRETARGGGNGIINTFNLQNTTNYNGAVDFTDTDNIWNNVNANKDEYATDAHWGTEKTYDYFLQKHNRNSIDDAGFPLNSYVHYSSSYFNAFWDGYRMTYGDGNSLNNNKPLTSLDVCGHEISHGLTEHTSGLIYSDESGALNEAFSDIFGTAIEWFARPSNKDWLIGGDFYTIRSMSNPNSYNDPDTYEGDYWVSDGSDYGGVHSNSGVLNYWFYLLTVGGNGTNDHNYTYAVSGIGMDKVASIAYRLNSYYLLSTSEYMDARTFGIQAAEDLFGVGSQEATQTANAFAAVGLYAPSCDLVQNPAAVSVLDHQSTLSWSPVNGATGYRLQFKENSSSSWINVGAILDTTIVLSMLNSSTLYDWRVRPDCNGYYSYGQFMTQSPICNAPLNAAAVIRNDTAVVEWQYANHAVSYQIDYKPAADSVWVSAGTTTANTKMLTGLFPSTLYECRISSLCGFDSSSFSSVQFTTNTPVCGIPANLQATFSPNNVTTLSWLPVSGADSYSLQLNWLGAGLDNAPIDTVLQSNSLVINGLISGVSFDWRVRSGCPENISFHAYSTLITPCTAPSGLNVSNITNTGAALDWNAANVVAGYGYNIYYKLSTSSTWIYKGNTIGTSYVFNNLMPGKTYDCQIKTSCQEINSTGIIAQFTTLCNAVPSNLTFTELKTTSVKLLWAAIPGVNSYTLQYKKASASTWATVSGVTNSNYTLNNLTPNTAYQYKVMAVCSAGSTSYSSIAAFTTYCVSTGSNAAEWIDWFQIGSISRISSIDAGGYIHTGLSANLTIGSAGNTGQISAGFSGAARTQMYAVYIDLNRNGSFADAGERVVGPVNISTGGNFNFSFNIPSTASPGVTGLRVVMLRVANGVSMAPCLTGKRGETEDYFVNLVNSSALTSGIPAYESDEVTARMLEPEAAALAEGKTSAVFKVMPNPSDGLYSIEIPSDFKISSYEITDVNGVLIEQMNSAETSLIPIQIYNQPSGMYLLRLLDRNGRQEILKLLKY